In a genomic window of Oreochromis aureus strain Israel breed Guangdong linkage group 13, ZZ_aureus, whole genome shotgun sequence:
- the LOC116310262 gene encoding cyclin-dependent kinase 2-like, which translates to MEKYIVLQKIGSGHYGHVYWVKCRETGDNYALKCHQNNADDNGVSESTVRELSCLSALRGHPNIVEMLDCFLYNGQISSLMPYLPLTLFDVMYRTWRGLSVLPIPYIARSSLEIANALSYMHGLNMVHRDLKPENVLLTADTLTVKVADMGLSRYAIAKGMSSTVVTEPYRAPELFVNGCIVPYTCAVDMWSLGVMIVDAMEAKVAFYDPKIPTDKFIAAALDPELSESDNYPSRKTVMPNVMRHKRVSRIVFKLLQMDPKKRLTARSLLADGQWRKGSRVTPDIISYVKQCVVNARWDK; encoded by the coding sequence ATGGAAAAATACATAGTTTTGCAGAAGATAGGCAGCGGACATTACGGGCACGTGTACTGGGTCAAGTGCCGGGAGACTGGCGACAATTACGCCTTGAAATGTCATCAGAACAACGCGGACGACAACGGCGTTTCCGAGTCCACTGTGAGAGAATTATCATGCCTTTCGGCTTTAAGAGGTCATCCGAACATCGTGGAGATGCTTGACTGTTTCCTGTACAATGGGCAAATATCGTCACTGATGCCATATCTTCCCTTGACGTTGTTTGACGTGATGTACCGAACGTGGCGCGGTCTGAGTGTACTACCTATACCTTACATTGCACGTTCCTCTCTTGAGATAGCGAATGCGCTGTCTTACATGCACGGACTAAACATGGTACACAGAGACCTCAAGCCCGAGAACGTGTTACTCACCGCGGACACGCTCACCGTGAAAGTGGCAGATATGGGACTGTCCAGGTACGCCATTGCCAAAGGCATGAGTTCCACCGTTGTGACCGAGCCATACAGAGCCCCAGAATTGTTCGTCAACGGTTGCATCGTGCCTTACACTTGTGCTGTGGACATGTGGAGTTTGGGTGTGATGATAGTAGACGCCATGGAGGCGAAGGTGGCATTTTACGACCCCAAGATCCCTACGGACAAATTCATTGCGGCCGCTTTAGACCCTGAACTGAGCGAGAGCGACAACTACCCCAGCCGCAAAACCGTGATGCCTAATGTCATGCGGCACAAACGTGTCAGCAGAATTGTGTTTAAACTGCTGCAGATGGATCCTAAGAAGAGACTCACCGCACGATCGTTACTGGCCGATGGTCAGTGGAGAAAGGGTTCCCGTGTCACTCCAGACATCATAAGTTATGTAAAACAATGCGTTGTCAATGCTAGATGGGACAAGTGA